The following are from one region of the Moritella sp. 24 genome:
- the icmH gene encoding type IVB secretion system protein IcmH/DotU has protein sequence MTSLFNEQPTISIRRTNSPRKAKKVSNEVQLDLKGSEKLIAQLANYNNPLLKECSELLGILACVDRQTSPLDINAFRQQLLDGIADFKRKGLFLDYHPSVIEKVCFILCAAFDELILYTSWGEVARWENHSLLSKVFSQRDGGEVFFQLLEQASRQPAKLVDFLELQYVLIMLGFLGKYRHDNRQKMNELQSELYSTIRHYRSESILEPPTPIVMPEATTPWRFISAAKLSWIGVLLIISTYCFSEFWYDQRSQSTLIAFSSLNMAGFINSTNNNDLIYTSTLEDLGIEAEEPEDVKPTAFIDTISWNIVIANFATKASATRLEKDIEAIGYKVELNEVPTGVELLIPNNSDLAKAKLLKNEINARFGLNAVIRRSNKVDDK, from the coding sequence ATGACATCATTATTTAATGAACAACCGACAATTTCCATTCGTCGTACTAATAGTCCGCGTAAAGCCAAGAAAGTCAGTAATGAAGTGCAACTTGATTTAAAAGGCTCGGAAAAGTTAATCGCTCAATTAGCGAATTATAACAACCCCCTCTTAAAAGAATGCAGTGAATTGCTGGGTATTTTGGCCTGTGTAGACAGACAAACTTCCCCTTTAGACATCAATGCCTTTCGTCAACAATTGTTGGATGGCATTGCTGACTTTAAACGTAAAGGGCTGTTTTTAGATTATCATCCGAGTGTGATTGAAAAGGTCTGCTTTATATTATGTGCGGCGTTTGATGAATTGATTTTGTATACCTCGTGGGGCGAAGTGGCTCGTTGGGAAAATCACTCACTACTCAGTAAGGTATTTAGTCAACGTGATGGTGGTGAGGTCTTTTTCCAACTGCTTGAACAAGCAAGTCGTCAACCTGCAAAGCTGGTGGACTTTTTAGAGCTGCAATACGTATTAATTATGCTCGGTTTTTTAGGTAAGTATCGTCATGATAATCGACAAAAAATGAATGAACTGCAGTCTGAACTTTACAGCACGATCCGACACTACCGCAGTGAATCCATACTCGAACCCCCGACACCTATTGTGATGCCGGAAGCGACCACTCCTTGGCGGTTTATTAGTGCGGCTAAATTATCTTGGATTGGCGTACTACTGATTATCAGTACGTATTGTTTTTCTGAATTTTGGTATGACCAACGCAGTCAATCAACTTTAATCGCATTTAGCTCACTGAATATGGCTGGTTTTATTAATAGCACCAATAACAATGATTTGATTTATACCAGCACACTCGAAGACTTAGGTATTGAAGCTGAAGAACCTGAGGATGTAAAACCGACTGCGTTTATCGATACGATCTCATGGAATATCGTGATTGCGAATTTTGCGACAAAAGCCAGCGCAACACGGTTAGAAAAAGACATCGAGGCCATTGGTTATAAAGTGGAGCTAAACGAAGTACCAACTGGTGTGGAATTACTGATCCCGAATAATAGTGACTTAGCAAAAGCGAAACTGTTGAAAAATGAAATAAATGCGCGCTTTGGATTAAATGCAGTAATACGCCGCAGTAATAAGGTTGATGATAAATGA
- the tssJ gene encoding type VI secretion system lipoprotein TssJ has translation MQRVLVFFICTLFLNACSWREIQPLQVVVNIEAENNINPNINGLASPLEIRIYQLADSDAFTQANFIDLYSDDQGVLKAGLLSKRQLDSILPSETHKVALPQSSEIKYVGVVAAFSNYREAKSTAILSVQSGFPIVVNISIDGVNITVTGEED, from the coding sequence ATGCAACGAGTGCTTGTTTTTTTTATCTGTACTTTGTTTTTGAATGCTTGCAGCTGGCGAGAGATACAGCCATTGCAAGTGGTCGTTAATATTGAGGCTGAAAACAACATCAACCCTAATATTAATGGCTTGGCGTCACCCCTTGAAATTCGAATCTATCAACTGGCAGACAGTGATGCGTTTACGCAGGCGAACTTTATTGATTTGTATAGTGACGATCAAGGCGTATTAAAGGCGGGCTTATTATCGAAACGTCAGCTCGACAGTATCTTACCGAGCGAGACACACAAGGTCGCGCTGCCACAAAGCAGCGAAATTAAATATGTTGGTGTGGTGGCTGCTTTTTCTAATTATAGAGAAGCCAAGAGTACCGCAATTTTGAGTGTGCAATCTGGATTTCCGATTGTTGTAAACATCAGTATTGACGGCGTAAACATTACCGTGACAGGCGAAGAGGATTAA
- a CDS encoding ABC transporter substrate binding protein: MIRILLIWVACCLPTYAATEWPTWLGEELQPKAASHWRADSVAEGVSFVPARSLSKILVIVSRKASSYDVALKTLLNVYSTQLPQVQWMVKRLPADDAMLVNLLHRAESEVDLVYTLGSKATVSVHKVYQGGLLPVVSVNSKDPVLLGLTDDYAGTGNNFAFTSLNLLTDVTLRIMQRFNPHLKQIGILYSRTNQSAYLTQFLPMKKFAEKVGLTVVPIVVDESKSTMGLKSVMGTAMTTLKQADPELDNTLLWLTGSSLLLARVDEINQLSEQLALISAVPDVVNGTEGSALMSFGVSFVNNATQAALYGIQILKREIAVGELPVGVISPPDISISFKQAARINQSIPFELMEMASDVYGIEGRMIRSNGMSVEDGQ; the protein is encoded by the coding sequence ATGATCCGAATCTTATTAATTTGGGTAGCATGCTGTTTACCAACATATGCAGCGACGGAATGGCCAACATGGTTAGGCGAAGAGTTACAACCTAAAGCCGCCAGCCATTGGCGTGCTGATTCTGTTGCTGAAGGGGTGTCATTTGTGCCTGCGCGTTCATTATCTAAAATTCTGGTGATCGTATCACGTAAGGCTTCTTCTTATGATGTGGCATTAAAAACACTGTTAAACGTATACAGCACGCAATTACCGCAAGTGCAGTGGATGGTTAAGCGCTTACCAGCAGATGATGCCATGTTAGTAAACTTGCTGCATCGCGCCGAGAGCGAAGTTGACTTGGTATATACCTTAGGTTCTAAGGCGACCGTATCTGTGCACAAAGTGTATCAAGGTGGGTTATTACCGGTTGTTTCTGTTAACTCAAAAGATCCGGTGTTATTAGGACTTACGGATGACTATGCCGGTACGGGTAATAACTTTGCGTTCACATCATTGAACCTATTAACGGATGTGACCCTTCGCATCATGCAACGCTTTAATCCGCATTTAAAACAAATTGGTATTTTGTATTCACGTACCAATCAAAGCGCCTATCTAACGCAATTCCTGCCAATGAAGAAATTTGCTGAAAAAGTAGGGCTTACCGTTGTACCTATTGTTGTTGATGAGTCTAAATCGACCATGGGATTAAAGTCGGTAATGGGAACGGCAATGACCACGCTTAAACAAGCGGATCCTGAACTGGATAATACCTTACTTTGGTTAACGGGTAGCTCGTTGTTACTCGCGCGTGTGGATGAAATTAATCAACTTTCAGAGCAATTAGCGCTGATTTCTGCAGTACCTGATGTAGTGAATGGAACGGAGGGCAGTGCGTTAATGTCGTTCGGCGTTAGCTTTGTGAATAATGCGACACAAGCGGCCTTGTATGGTATTCAAATTTTAAAAAGGGAGATTGCAGTTGGGGAACTTCCTGTCGGTGTTATCTCGCCTCCGGATATTTCAATTAGCTTTAAACAAGCTGCCCGTATTAATCAATCAATCCCTTTCGAACTGATGGAAATGGCCAGCGATGTATATGGCATAGAAGGCAGAATGATCCGTTCTAACGGCATGTCGGTGGAGGACGGTCAATGA
- a CDS encoding ABC transporter substrate-binding protein, translating to MKVIHKVSRVIMNITPLTLAFSLFLGVSFMAKSEIRPERLLLATQVWSPYQYQENGEMKGLGIVKLKCILKMMKQPYQITMTDWDRSQILTEVGELHGLFLASKNDTRDKYAEYSAPLMNQTWSWFSLSDAIDTKAPQFKKEVPVTALFGSNKWLWLQKQGYRVEKKPRRATALIELLLSGEVGAVLANDVVMENAINQLGISHRAITKTVVNEKPLGVYFSKKFTQKYPLFINEFNQAIVACEGQ from the coding sequence ATGAAAGTAATACACAAGGTAAGCAGAGTAATCATGAACATAACGCCGTTAACACTGGCGTTTAGCTTGTTTTTGGGTGTTTCATTTATGGCAAAAAGTGAAATACGTCCAGAACGATTACTGTTAGCAACACAAGTGTGGAGTCCTTATCAATACCAAGAAAATGGTGAAATGAAAGGACTTGGTATCGTGAAATTAAAATGTATTTTAAAAATGATGAAACAGCCTTATCAAATCACCATGACAGATTGGGACCGCTCTCAAATCCTCACGGAAGTTGGGGAGTTACATGGCCTTTTCCTCGCGTCTAAAAATGACACTCGTGATAAATATGCGGAGTATTCAGCGCCTTTAATGAATCAAACATGGAGTTGGTTTAGTTTGTCAGACGCGATTGATACCAAGGCTCCTCAGTTTAAAAAAGAAGTACCTGTGACCGCATTATTTGGTTCTAACAAATGGCTGTGGTTACAGAAACAGGGTTACCGCGTAGAGAAGAAACCACGTCGTGCTACCGCGCTTATAGAGCTGTTGCTGTCTGGCGAAGTTGGAGCTGTATTGGCGAATGATGTGGTGATGGAAAATGCCATTAACCAATTAGGTATTAGTCATCGCGCAATAACCAAAACTGTGGTGAACGAGAAGCCACTTGGTGTGTATTTTTCGAAGAAATTCACCCAAAAATATCCACTGTTTATCAATGAATTTAACCAAGCCATTGTGGCGTGTGAGGGTCAATAA
- the tssK gene encoding type VI secretion system baseplate subunit TssK: protein MDKKKVVWSEGMFLSPQHFQQQERYLEEFTKQYCSLMNPMRHGLAELELDYSLVSIGKVGIKRAKGIFPDGTPFDIRNGLALDVPAGAIDKLVYLAMPIYRSGVMNVGDKGDQHRRYHRTDYDVFDTTRDNADALQLELADLNIVLKLEGDELQDYTQIPIAHITEHKSDGGIELNRAFIPMSLYFTVSEYLKDNVNDLYAQMKYRANTISQRLQVDSVNKSYQALIRDYLWLQALGRWLPTIKYWLDSGTTSPQEIYQTCMSMAGEMQGLDTQMPKEYDSWNNGHLYHLFSTLFADMRVLLREVQLDSVTTLVWDKSLFDKRRLLRTLVQDSSLYNAGRFILVVSSPLGAVQLSKQFPLAVKLAGNSMVADLVRNALSGVPVRALPIAPSELKSRTDVAYFELDTQSDLWQQLVKKDEPIALHVDNRIGDVDIELYVIR from the coding sequence ATGGATAAGAAAAAAGTAGTTTGGTCTGAAGGGATGTTTTTAAGCCCGCAACACTTTCAGCAGCAAGAGCGTTATCTTGAAGAGTTCACCAAACAATATTGTAGCCTGATGAATCCTATGCGCCACGGCTTGGCTGAGTTAGAACTTGATTATTCATTAGTTAGTATTGGCAAGGTTGGGATCAAGCGTGCGAAAGGTATTTTTCCTGATGGCACGCCTTTTGATATTCGTAATGGATTAGCGCTTGATGTTCCTGCAGGCGCGATTGATAAATTAGTGTATTTAGCGATGCCAATTTATCGTTCTGGTGTGATGAATGTGGGTGATAAAGGTGATCAACACCGCCGTTACCACCGTACTGATTACGATGTATTTGATACGACTCGAGACAATGCCGATGCGTTGCAATTAGAGCTAGCAGACTTGAATATCGTACTCAAGCTTGAAGGCGACGAGTTACAAGATTATACCCAAATCCCGATTGCACATATTACGGAACATAAGTCTGATGGTGGTATTGAGCTAAATCGTGCGTTTATCCCTATGTCACTTTACTTTACGGTGTCTGAATATTTAAAAGATAACGTGAACGATCTGTATGCACAGATGAAATACCGTGCAAACACTATCTCACAGCGTCTACAGGTTGACTCTGTTAACAAAAGCTACCAAGCCTTAATCCGTGATTATTTATGGTTACAGGCGTTGGGGCGTTGGTTACCGACGATTAAATATTGGCTTGATAGTGGCACAACATCACCGCAAGAAATTTATCAAACATGTATGTCGATGGCAGGTGAAATGCAGGGGTTAGATACTCAGATGCCGAAGGAATATGACAGCTGGAACAATGGCCACTTATATCACCTATTTTCGACTTTGTTTGCTGATATGCGTGTGCTGCTACGTGAAGTTCAACTTGATAGTGTGACGACATTAGTTTGGGATAAGAGCTTATTTGATAAACGTCGTTTACTACGAACGCTAGTTCAGGATTCCAGTCTTTATAATGCGGGACGTTTTATTTTGGTTGTCTCGTCACCGTTAGGCGCAGTGCAGTTAAGCAAACAATTTCCGCTCGCGGTTAAATTGGCTGGGAACAGCATGGTTGCTGATCTTGTGCGTAACGCCTTATCTGGAGTGCCAGTACGCGCATTGCCTATTGCACCATCTGAACTGAAATCACGTACTGATGTGGCTTATTTCGAGTTAGATACGCAATCTGACTTGTGGCAACAACTGGTGAAGAAAGACGAACCAATTGCATTACATGTCGATAATCGCATTGGCGATGTTGATATTGAATTGTACGTAATTCGTTAG
- a CDS encoding D-alanine--D-alanine ligase: protein MEKSTFTIEQIQWIRRSLKIAVVHGGEKTQPDSFIYKNLSPRSTKTYQPVAYDIADALRESGFEHIDVLPENMDLPQRLKALNIDLVITNSGGLQGFDSMCHLPSMLEMLGVPYVGHAPMTAGLLDNKHLFKHEIKAAGIPTAPFITIGLDECVTDAVNKDKLDEMDADFGGRFIVKPVSGRASVHVYPVFDRAELAAKVKTVQAATNNIVMVEPYLSGREFVVAVAGSVIFKNDKLNQLDSPFAFSVTERVLADDEPIFTSMDVKPITGDRLLKVDEPELRQSLIDLGNKIYQQLGLGTLVRVDLRMDCKGKLYVLEANPKPDLKRPEGDKLSIVCHDIHNEGMSYQDLIQSLVFNRLVYLQAQRPESLSHCFNDDFFSLKSA, encoded by the coding sequence TTGGAAAAAAGCACATTCACAATCGAACAAATCCAATGGATCCGACGTTCACTTAAAATTGCCGTTGTGCATGGTGGTGAAAAAACACAACCGGATAGCTTTATCTATAAAAATCTGAGCCCGCGTTCAACAAAAACGTATCAGCCAGTAGCTTATGATATTGCCGATGCGTTACGTGAGTCGGGCTTTGAGCATATTGATGTACTACCTGAAAACATGGATTTACCGCAACGTTTAAAAGCACTAAACATTGATTTGGTGATCACCAATAGTGGCGGCCTGCAAGGCTTTGATTCTATGTGTCACTTACCGTCTATGTTGGAAATGCTGGGTGTGCCTTATGTGGGACATGCGCCAATGACGGCTGGCTTGCTTGATAACAAACATTTGTTTAAGCATGAAATAAAAGCGGCTGGCATTCCAACAGCACCTTTTATTACGATTGGTTTAGACGAGTGTGTTACCGATGCGGTTAATAAAGATAAGTTAGATGAAATGGATGCTGATTTCGGTGGCCGATTTATCGTAAAACCTGTGTCAGGCCGTGCATCGGTACATGTTTATCCGGTGTTTGATCGTGCAGAGCTGGCGGCTAAAGTGAAAACGGTGCAGGCCGCGACGAATAATATCGTGATGGTTGAACCTTACCTGTCGGGTCGTGAGTTTGTCGTTGCGGTTGCTGGCTCGGTGATATTTAAAAACGACAAGCTAAACCAATTGGATTCACCTTTTGCCTTTTCTGTGACAGAGCGCGTGCTGGCGGATGATGAGCCTATTTTTACGTCGATGGATGTAAAACCGATTACTGGTGATCGCTTATTAAAAGTGGATGAACCTGAGTTACGTCAGTCATTAATTGATTTAGGTAACAAGATTTATCAGCAACTGGGGTTGGGTACGTTAGTTCGTGTTGATTTACGTATGGACTGCAAGGGCAAATTATATGTGCTTGAAGCGAATCCAAAGCCAGATTTAAAACGTCCTGAAGGCGATAAACTGAGTATCGTTTGTCATGATATTCATAATGAAGGCATGAGCTATCAAGATCTGATCCAATCTTTGGTTTTCAATCGCTTAGTGTATTTACAAGCTCAGCGCCCTGAATCGTTATCCCATTGTTTTAATGATGACTTCTTTAGTCTGAAAAGCGCTTAG
- a CDS encoding MFS transporter, giving the protein MRTVNDNLRLTFGVAVVTMSLLLILVVGYAQALKSHRELSTDTILAQTQAAKLGIEQILNSGVPLPEIAGLNLVLKPIVSSNSSVTGLALFAGRDELYHAGETILDDNYITIPLNNKFTQVGYLKIAFSPEKVEEVVTDVFQPMVWLIAFLLVLFIVSVLRSQRRKVYLTSFIAVFFSMAISVVLLVGSLYHDGLRNKAVSLADIVSHRLAPVLEYNIDQQMVTGIDSMLDNFRKANPEVATIAVYKNAELVADSQYNQSSMLPMLGRTGWLDYSLTTSEFAEVHLTYQSSVVLGQLTKVLKNFAILFFACGLVCFAFIRLLGGDANQSSSDQVLERLKPLFLGAVLMESLMAPIMPQFLTSLAESSGLDASTSAIFFTLYFLGFALTLLPAARLIETYDIRTVLICGVLLSTLGGGILSVSAEGSIVSVLIARVVSGVGQAFVFISVQGYILRFSDKKNKTQAAGIIVFCFNAGFIAGAAIGALLANYFGDRAIFMMATAIGAVMTLFSFVLPSMKASTKASGSLFNNIAVMMRDSWRLMKVPAFIRTMLLVGIPTKAALTGVVSFAVPLMLAERGISKESIGQVLMTYAAVVLLVSHKAGPWVDKLGSSKFALSVGNLLAGVALIILGTAFEMEDSLMIVVFTTISMMCMGLSHGLINAPVVTHVVNAMADRQEVDSVIAATYRFLERLGHVSGPLIVGQLLFWVGVAYALITLAIFFVVIAVLFSIFDRQISKAVNV; this is encoded by the coding sequence GTGAGAACCGTTAACGATAATCTTCGGCTTACGTTTGGTGTAGCGGTAGTGACGATGTCATTACTGCTTATACTGGTTGTGGGTTATGCACAAGCGCTAAAAAGTCATCGTGAATTATCGACCGACACCATTTTAGCGCAAACGCAAGCGGCTAAATTAGGTATCGAACAGATACTTAATTCGGGCGTGCCTTTACCTGAAATTGCAGGTTTAAATCTGGTGCTAAAGCCGATTGTAAGCTCGAATTCATCGGTTACTGGGTTGGCGTTATTTGCTGGTCGCGATGAGTTGTATCATGCGGGAGAAACCATTCTCGATGATAACTACATTACCATTCCACTCAATAATAAATTCACGCAAGTGGGCTATTTAAAAATTGCATTTAGTCCTGAAAAAGTAGAAGAGGTCGTGACTGATGTTTTTCAACCTATGGTGTGGTTGATTGCCTTTTTACTGGTTTTATTTATTGTGTCAGTGCTTCGAAGCCAGCGCCGAAAAGTGTATTTAACGAGTTTTATTGCCGTGTTTTTTAGCATGGCGATCAGCGTGGTGTTGCTTGTAGGTAGTTTATATCATGATGGTTTACGCAATAAGGCGGTGTCGTTAGCGGATATTGTGAGTCACCGTTTAGCGCCTGTACTGGAATATAATATTGATCAACAGATGGTGACTGGGATTGATAGCATGCTGGATAACTTCCGCAAAGCGAATCCTGAAGTGGCTACCATTGCCGTGTATAAAAATGCCGAGTTAGTGGCTGATTCTCAATATAACCAAAGCAGTATGTTACCGATGTTGGGGCGTACTGGGTGGTTAGATTATAGCTTAACGACCTCTGAATTTGCAGAGGTGCACCTTACTTATCAATCAAGCGTCGTACTGGGTCAGCTAACGAAAGTATTAAAAAATTTCGCTATCTTATTTTTTGCTTGTGGCTTGGTTTGTTTTGCCTTTATCCGTTTACTTGGTGGCGATGCAAATCAATCTTCATCAGATCAAGTGCTTGAACGTCTAAAGCCGTTGTTTTTAGGTGCTGTATTAATGGAGTCCTTGATGGCGCCAATTATGCCGCAGTTCTTAACGTCATTGGCAGAATCGTCAGGGCTTGATGCAAGCACATCCGCTATTTTCTTCACGCTCTACTTTTTAGGTTTTGCCTTAACACTATTGCCTGCTGCACGTTTAATTGAAACCTATGATATTCGCACCGTACTGATATGTGGTGTGTTGTTATCGACGTTAGGCGGCGGCATTTTAAGTGTTAGTGCTGAGGGCAGTATTGTGAGTGTATTGATTGCACGCGTTGTGTCGGGTGTGGGTCAAGCGTTCGTGTTTATTTCAGTACAGGGTTACATTTTACGCTTCAGTGATAAGAAAAATAAAACCCAAGCGGCAGGCATTATTGTCTTTTGTTTTAACGCTGGGTTTATTGCTGGTGCTGCGATTGGCGCACTGTTAGCTAATTACTTTGGTGATCGTGCCATTTTTATGATGGCGACCGCAATTGGCGCTGTGATGACATTATTTAGTTTTGTATTACCGAGTATGAAAGCGTCGACGAAAGCCTCGGGGTCGTTGTTCAATAATATCGCCGTTATGATGCGAGATTCTTGGCGGTTAATGAAAGTTCCTGCGTTTATCCGCACCATGTTATTGGTGGGCATTCCGACGAAAGCGGCGTTAACAGGTGTTGTTTCTTTTGCGGTACCGCTAATGCTTGCAGAGCGTGGTATCAGCAAGGAAAGCATCGGCCAAGTGCTAATGACGTATGCGGCTGTGGTGTTATTGGTGAGCCATAAAGCGGGGCCTTGGGTCGATAAATTAGGTAGTAGTAAATTTGCATTGAGCGTGGGTAATCTACTTGCCGGAGTCGCACTTATTATTCTTGGTACGGCATTTGAAATGGAGGACAGCCTGATGATTGTTGTCTTTACCACTATTTCAATGATGTGTATGGGGTTATCGCATGGTCTTATTAATGCTCCCGTGGTGACGCATGTTGTGAATGCGATGGCTGATAGACAAGAGGTGGATTCTGTTATTGCTGCGACATATCGTTTTCTTGAACGACTGGGGCATGTATCAGGGCCACTTATTGTTGGGCAATTATTATTCTGGGTTGGCGTGGCTTATGCGCTGATCACGCTGGCTATTTTCTTTGTCGTGATAGCCGTGTTGTTTTCTATATTCGATAGACAAATATCTAAGGCGGTAAACGTATGA
- a CDS encoding type VI secretion system-associated FHA domain protein, with protein sequence MPLSLRIISSPDGEPIPEWTVNFPDEGGSIGRAYGMTMQLSDASREISGTHALINRSSRGYQIMDVSTNGVYLNGATKPLGVNNQSTLNDGDVVNVGKYRLMVSCFTPEKAVAKASQQPGTQGADKQSPLNGWDEDPFGDVLPTAGVNTRSADEHKNSAPEQLDDFTMPEWDFTDPKEELEGIFEDPFVANEPVKSKGQGIPQNTWLGDDSFSDDPFGDDMLNTASVVIDEGQPFTDSSSLSPYSALESQQLMLLQLKQHDLMVQSAEMALERLLSDISPAELESFFDDFAPRRFWQKKANYWTLYKRYFTRQKENKEWQMKFKAYFSESLRIKQSMGDK encoded by the coding sequence ATGCCGTTATCATTACGAATTATCAGCTCTCCTGATGGAGAACCGATTCCAGAATGGACTGTCAACTTTCCAGATGAAGGAGGGAGCATTGGCCGTGCTTATGGCATGACGATGCAATTATCAGATGCGTCGAGAGAAATCTCGGGTACACATGCACTCATTAATCGTAGCAGCCGTGGTTATCAAATTATGGATGTGAGCACGAATGGTGTGTATCTAAATGGTGCGACAAAACCGTTAGGTGTAAATAACCAATCGACATTGAATGATGGTGATGTGGTGAATGTGGGTAAATATCGCCTAATGGTGTCTTGCTTCACACCGGAGAAAGCGGTTGCAAAAGCGTCGCAGCAGCCTGGAACACAAGGTGCAGATAAACAGTCTCCACTGAATGGTTGGGATGAGGATCCGTTTGGGGATGTTTTACCAACTGCGGGTGTTAATACGCGTTCGGCCGATGAACATAAGAACTCAGCACCTGAACAGCTTGATGATTTTACGATGCCTGAATGGGATTTTACTGATCCTAAAGAAGAGTTGGAAGGCATATTTGAAGACCCGTTTGTCGCGAATGAACCAGTAAAATCGAAAGGGCAAGGCATCCCTCAAAACACCTGGTTAGGTGATGACAGTTTTTCAGATGATCCCTTTGGTGATGACATGCTTAATACCGCATCCGTTGTGATTGATGAAGGCCAACCGTTTACTGATTCGAGTTCACTGTCGCCTTATTCTGCGTTGGAATCACAGCAATTGATGCTATTACAACTTAAGCAACATGACTTGATGGTGCAATCAGCCGAAATGGCGTTAGAGCGGTTACTGTCAGATATTTCGCCAGCGGAGCTAGAAAGTTTCTTTGATGATTTTGCGCCACGACGTTTTTGGCAAAAGAAAGCGAATTATTGGACGCTATACAAACGCTACTTTACTCGCCAAAAAGAGAATAAAGAATGGCAGATGAAATTTAAAGCGTATTTCAGTGAAAGTTTACGTATTAAGCAGTCAATGGGAGACAAGTAA